One stretch of Prunus persica cultivar Lovell chromosome G1, Prunus_persica_NCBIv2, whole genome shotgun sequence DNA includes these proteins:
- the LOC18788126 gene encoding uncharacterized protein C3orf26 homolog: MASGKAKNLSKLSLRNPKNKGKPLGPNNTKRQKEKKKKQRVNNQNPIEDKATNQNTQNSNNNNSLSNATKAQPASASAQLSFFLDQFQSGNGVKISSLELESVNDKCILDLSESLDQDVTLLGKHVMAAFGPSWKEELCEKHLLNGKIDPGSPAILIISTSALRSIELLRGLRALTKECHAAKLFSKHMKVEEQVSLLKNRVNIASGTPNRIKKLIDIEALGLSRLSVIVLDTHPDVKGYSLFTLPQVRDEFWDLYKSYFHDRLLQGSLRLGLYGPLSSGNELKGKKRSHIE; this comes from the exons AAAAGCAAAGAACCTTTCAAAGCTGTCTCTCAGAAACCCTAAGAATAAGGGTAAGCCGCTTGGGCCCAACAACACCAAGAGgcagaaggagaagaagaagaagcaacgGGTCAACAATCAAAACCCAATCGAAGACAAAGCTACCAATCAAAACACCCaaaacagcaacaacaacaacagttTGAGCAATGCTACGAAGGCACAACCGGCATCGGCTTCAGCCCAGCTCAGCTTCTTTCTGGATCAATTTCAATCTGGCAATGGCGTTAAGATTTCTTCTCTCGAGTTGGAGTCCGTCAATG ACAAGTGTATTCTGGATCTGTCTGAAAGCTTGGATCAAGATGTCACCCTCTTGGGGAAACATGTGATGGCAGCTTTTGGTCCATCATGGAAAGAAGAACTTTGTGAAAAGCATCTCTTGAATGGAAAAATTGATCCTGGTAGTCCGGCAATTCTTATTATTAGTACATCTGCCCTGAGGTCAATAGAACTTCTAAG GGGCTTGCGGGCGTTGACTAAAGAATGCCATGCAGCAAAGCTGTTCTCTAAGCATATGAAGGTTGAAGAACAG GTATCCTTGTTAAAGAACCGCGTTAATATCGCTAGTGGTACGCCAAACAG GATAAAGAAGCTAATTGACATTGAGGCATTGGGGCTGTCTCGGCTATCAGTGATTGTACTGGACACGCACCCAGATGTCAAGGGGTATTCCCTCTTTACGCTTCCACAAGTCAG AGATGAATTCTGGGACTTGTATAAGAGCTATTTTCATGATCGTCTACTCCAGGGTTCTTTGCGTCTTGGTTTGTACGGTCCATTATCATCTGGGAATGAGcttaaagggaaaaagaggAGCCATATTGAATAA